One window from the genome of Haladaptatus paucihalophilus DX253 encodes:
- a CDS encoding type IV pilin, with protein MSNRALSPVVATVLLLVVTLVVAGTIGAVAVHSLSLEAPEHAAIGVSASATTNRVTFTHRAGESLDVDELDIEISVNGEPLKEQPPVPFFSADGFRAGPTGPFNSAADSTWSAGEVASLELAGTNAPLLESGDEIDVRIVENETLIAEIETTVR; from the coding sequence GTGTCGAATCGCGCGCTCTCACCCGTCGTCGCAACCGTCCTCCTTCTCGTCGTTACGCTCGTTGTAGCAGGAACAATCGGAGCTGTTGCGGTACATTCACTGTCGCTGGAGGCACCGGAGCACGCCGCCATCGGAGTGTCCGCCAGTGCGACGACGAATCGAGTGACGTTCACGCATCGCGCGGGAGAATCACTCGACGTCGATGAACTCGATATCGAGATTAGCGTGAACGGCGAGCCATTGAAGGAGCAGCCACCGGTCCCGTTTTTTTCGGCGGACGGATTTCGGGCGGGGCCGACGGGACCGTTCAACAGCGCGGCGGATTCGACGTGGAGCGCCGGGGAGGTCGCAAGTCTCGAACTGGCTGGAACGAACGCGCCGCTGCTCGAATCGGGGGACGAGATAGACGTTCGAATCGTGGAGAACGAGACGCTGATCGCCGAAATCGAAACGACCGTGCGGTGA
- a CDS encoding F0F1 ATP synthase subunit C produces MFEAIFAFVSTVAPLLQENAAQAASSPAIPADAASALAVGLAALGAGYAERGIGAAAVGAVTEDQDLFGTGLILTVLPETLVILALVVVFV; encoded by the coding sequence ATGTTCGAAGCTATATTCGCATTCGTCAGCACAGTTGCACCGCTCCTGCAGGAAAATGCCGCTCAGGCGGCCTCTTCGCCCGCAATCCCGGCAGACGCAGCCTCCGCCCTCGCAGTCGGTCTCGCCGCACTCGGTGCGGGATACGCGGAGCGGGGTATCGGTGCCGCCGCAGTCGGTGCCGTCACGGAAGACCAGGACCTGTTCGGTACGGGTCTCATCCTGACGGTTCTGCCGGAGACGCTCGTGATTCTGGCACTCGTCGTCGTGTTCGTCTAA
- a CDS encoding V-type ATP synthase subunit I: MLRPEQMSKISVTGSRTVMSDVIETIHELNLVHLSNYDGSWDGFDPGNPVSGADEASDKLVTVRSIESILGVDAEDAGPQRIVTGEALEDELEDIRAQVNELDDRRNELGEKLRSVEDRIDSMEPFATLGIDLDLLSGYDHLQVAVGEGNADEIERALADSGAVQEYELFTQGQTVAVFVYPTGEADDDALDDALVGADFASLEIPDASGSPEEYVAELKHDKQKLESKLNGVENELNDVKLDAAGFLLAAEEKLAIEVQKAEAPLQFATTENAFVAEGWIPTEKYAELKSNLDSAVGEHVEVDELERASYEEKGGHHAPLEKAEETGIATDGGHVTEGENPPVVQKNPGAVKPFEVLVQTINRPKYFEFDPTVILFLTFPLFFGFMIGDFGYGTLYTLIGYFIYTKFDNEAVKSLGGIAIWAGAFTMLFGVLYGEVFGLHILGETIYSNGPPLHKGLQPVEGEFAVGWLVLSLLAGIAHLTIGWGFDFVENLEHSFTDAVTESGSWIMMMFGLWAWIFSGAGGSAPGLLYGAESVFNGNPFPFGFTGFPAFNLFTIPVLGFPFSLWLGIFFLGLVLLVVGEPIEAVEFLNVLVNVLSYTRLAAVLLAKAAMAFVVNMLFFGVYVTEEHHGGETLEAWHFGLGHMPHLGDMAHGHEVTAIMFPGLVHSGVAGIIGGLVVLLLGHLLVLALGITSAGLQAVRLEYVEFFGKFYEGGGEKYEPFGYDRSYTTQD; the protein is encoded by the coding sequence ATGCTCAGACCTGAACAGATGAGCAAAATCTCGGTGACCGGCTCGCGCACCGTCATGTCCGACGTCATCGAGACCATCCACGAGTTGAACCTCGTCCACCTGTCGAACTACGACGGGTCGTGGGACGGGTTCGACCCCGGGAACCCGGTCAGCGGTGCGGACGAAGCATCCGATAAACTCGTCACCGTCCGTTCCATCGAGAGCATTCTCGGTGTGGACGCGGAGGACGCCGGACCGCAGCGAATCGTCACCGGCGAAGCGCTGGAAGACGAACTGGAGGACATCCGAGCGCAGGTAAACGAACTCGACGACCGCCGAAACGAACTCGGCGAGAAGCTTCGAAGCGTCGAGGACCGAATCGACTCGATGGAGCCGTTCGCCACGCTCGGTATCGACCTCGACCTGCTATCCGGCTACGACCATCTACAGGTCGCGGTCGGCGAAGGAAACGCGGACGAAATCGAGCGCGCGCTCGCGGATTCCGGGGCCGTTCAGGAGTACGAACTGTTCACGCAAGGGCAAACGGTCGCCGTCTTCGTGTATCCGACGGGTGAAGCGGACGACGACGCGCTCGACGATGCGCTCGTCGGCGCCGATTTCGCGTCGCTCGAAATCCCCGACGCGTCCGGCAGCCCCGAGGAGTACGTCGCGGAGCTCAAACACGACAAGCAGAAGCTCGAATCGAAGCTCAACGGCGTCGAAAACGAGCTGAACGACGTGAAGCTCGACGCCGCGGGATTCCTCCTCGCGGCCGAGGAGAAACTCGCCATCGAGGTCCAGAAGGCGGAAGCGCCGCTCCAGTTTGCGACGACGGAGAACGCCTTCGTCGCGGAAGGCTGGATTCCGACGGAAAAGTACGCGGAACTGAAGAGCAACCTCGACAGCGCCGTCGGCGAGCACGTCGAAGTGGACGAGCTCGAACGGGCGTCCTACGAGGAAAAGGGCGGCCACCACGCGCCGCTCGAAAAGGCTGAAGAGACGGGCATCGCCACGGACGGCGGCCACGTCACGGAGGGAGAAAACCCGCCGGTCGTCCAGAAGAACCCCGGCGCGGTCAAACCGTTCGAAGTGCTGGTCCAGACCATCAACCGGCCGAAGTACTTCGAGTTCGACCCGACGGTCATCCTGTTCCTCACGTTCCCGCTGTTCTTCGGGTTCATGATCGGGGACTTCGGTTACGGGACGCTATACACGCTCATCGGGTACTTCATCTACACCAAGTTCGACAACGAGGCCGTCAAGAGCCTCGGCGGAATCGCCATCTGGGCGGGCGCGTTCACGATGCTGTTTGGTGTTCTGTACGGTGAAGTCTTCGGGTTACACATCCTCGGAGAGACCATCTACAGCAACGGGCCGCCGCTCCACAAGGGGCTCCAGCCCGTCGAAGGCGAGTTCGCCGTTGGTTGGCTCGTGCTGAGCCTGCTGGCCGGTATCGCCCACCTCACCATCGGATGGGGCTTCGACTTCGTTGAGAACTTGGAACACAGCTTCACGGACGCCGTGACCGAGAGCGGGTCGTGGATCATGATGATGTTCGGCCTCTGGGCGTGGATTTTCTCGGGTGCAGGTGGAAGCGCTCCCGGCCTTCTCTACGGCGCCGAGAGCGTCTTCAACGGGAACCCATTCCCGTTCGGGTTCACCGGTTTCCCAGCATTCAACTTGTTCACGATACCAGTACTCGGATTCCCCTTCTCACTGTGGCTGGGGATATTCTTCCTCGGACTCGTCCTGCTCGTCGTGGGCGAACCCATCGAGGCGGTCGAGTTCCTCAACGTGCTCGTGAACGTCCTCTCGTACACCCGTCTTGCGGCAGTGCTGCTCGCGAAGGCCGCGATGGCGTTCGTGGTTAACATGCTGTTCTTCGGCGTGTACGTGACGGAAGAGCATCACGGCGGAGAGACGCTAGAAGCGTGGCACTTCGGGCTCGGTCACATGCCGCATCTCGGTGACATGGCTCACGGCCACGAAGTCACAGCCATCATGTTCCCCGGACTCGTTCACTCCGGCGTCGCGGGAATCATCGGTGGACTGGTCGTTCTGCTCCTTGGACACCTTCTAGTGCTGGCACTCGGTATTACGAGCGCCGGACTGCAGGCGGTGCGTCTCGAGTACGTGGAGTTCTTCGGCAAGTTCTACGAGGGCGGCGGCGAAAAGTACGAACCGTTCGGCTACGACCGATCGTACACGACGCAGGACTAA
- a CDS encoding methyltransferase domain-containing protein: MGILEDKRRARIFYKYLSKVYDQVNPFIWDEEMRDEALSMLDIDEDDTVLDVGCGTGFGTEGLLQHTENVHGLDQSVHQLEKAWEKLGKYDPVSFYRGDAERLPFTDDSFDIVWSSGSIEYWPEPVETLRDIRRVTKPGGEVLVVGPNYPGTSIMQKVADTIMLFYDREEADRMFREAGYEDIRHREMGPTYDPDIAITTVARVPEK, encoded by the coding sequence ATGGGTATCCTCGAAGACAAACGTCGAGCACGAATCTTCTACAAGTACCTCTCGAAGGTGTACGACCAAGTGAATCCGTTCATCTGGGACGAGGAGATGCGTGACGAGGCCCTGTCGATGCTCGACATCGACGAGGATGATACGGTGCTCGATGTCGGCTGTGGCACCGGGTTCGGAACCGAAGGACTGCTCCAACACACCGAGAACGTGCACGGTCTCGACCAGAGCGTCCATCAACTCGAAAAGGCGTGGGAAAAACTCGGCAAATACGACCCCGTGAGCTTCTATCGCGGCGACGCCGAACGGTTGCCGTTCACAGACGACTCCTTCGATATCGTCTGGTCGTCCGGGTCCATCGAGTACTGGCCCGAACCCGTCGAAACTCTCCGAGACATCCGTCGCGTCACGAAACCCGGTGGGGAGGTCTTGGTCGTCGGTCCGAACTACCCCGGAACGAGCATCATGCAGAAAGTCGCGGACACCATCATGCTCTTTTACGACCGCGAGGAGGCGGACCGGATGTTCCGAGAGGCGGGATACGAGGACATCCGCCACCGGGAGATGGGACCGACGTACGACCCCGATATCGCCATCACGACCGTCGCGCGCGTGCCAGAGAAATAA
- a CDS encoding V-type ATP synthase subunit F, with amino-acid sequence MSQEIAVIGSPDFTTGFRLAGVRKFANVPDDEKDANLDDAVSRTLEDDDVGIIVMHDDDLTHLSRNVRNDVETSVEPTLVTLGGGAGSGGLRDKIKRAIGIDLMDEDEQGDNE; translated from the coding sequence ATGAGCCAAGAAATCGCCGTCATCGGAAGTCCGGACTTTACGACCGGATTCAGACTCGCAGGCGTCCGGAAGTTTGCGAACGTTCCGGACGACGAAAAGGATGCGAACTTGGACGACGCTGTTTCTCGGACGCTGGAAGACGACGACGTGGGCATCATCGTGATGCACGACGACGACCTCACGCACCTCTCGCGGAACGTCCGAAACGACGTCGAGACGAGTGTGGAACCCACCCTTGTGACGCTGGGTGGTGGCGCGGGAAGCGGCGGACTCCGCGACAAAATCAAGCGCGCAATCGGTATCGACCTTATGGACGAAGACGAACAAGGTGATAACGAATGA
- the ahaH gene encoding ATP synthase archaeal subunit H, which translates to MPRPEVLERIKEAETEADDIVADAKEAREERISEARTKAEEIRSEAHEEAEELEQRKLENARDDIESKRKKLLAEGEEERETLETRAEENVDDAIEFVLDRFREAVHAQT; encoded by the coding sequence ATGCCGAGGCCAGAGGTTCTCGAACGAATAAAGGAGGCCGAAACGGAGGCTGACGACATCGTTGCGGACGCTAAGGAAGCCCGCGAAGAGCGGATTTCCGAGGCGCGCACGAAAGCGGAGGAGATCCGCTCGGAAGCCCACGAAGAGGCCGAAGAACTGGAGCAGAGAAAACTCGAAAACGCACGGGACGACATCGAATCCAAGCGCAAAAAGCTCCTCGCGGAGGGCGAGGAGGAGCGCGAAACACTCGAAACGCGCGCCGAGGAAAACGTCGATGACGCGATAGAGTTCGTCCTCGACAGGTTCAGGGAGGCGGTGCATGCTCAGACCTGA
- a CDS encoding ATP synthase subunit A, whose amino-acid sequence MSQATDSDVVREDGVIQSVSGPVVTATDLGARMNDVVYVGEEGLMGEVIEIEGNQTTIQVYEETSNVAPGEPVENTGEPLSVDLGPGMLYSIYDGVQRPLDVLEDKMGAFLDRGVDAPGIDQGKTWEFTPTVSEGDVVEPGDVVGTVPETESIEHKVMVPPDYEGGEVVATKEGNYDVTETVVELDNGEEVAMQQEWPVREARPSVDKQTPRTPLVSGQRILDGLFPIAKGGTAAIPGPFGSGKTVTQHSLAKWADADIVVYVGCGERGNEMTEVIEDFPELEDPRTGKPLMSRTCLIANTSNMPVAARESCIYTGITIAEYYRDMGYDVALMADSTSRWAEAMREISSRLEEMPGEEGYPAYLAARLAEFYERAGKFENINGTEGSVSVIGAVSPPGGDFSEPVTQNTLRIVKTFWALDADLAERRHFPAINWDESYSLYKDQLDPWYEQNVEPDFPEKRQWATDVLDEEGELQEIVQLVGKDALPEDQQLTLEVARYLREGWLQQNAFHDVDMFCEPKKTYRMLEAIQTFNDEAFNALEAGVPVDEITAIDAAPRLNRMGTAEDWDDFIGEIEEEIKDELREKY is encoded by the coding sequence ATGAGCCAGGCAACAGACAGCGACGTCGTTCGTGAGGACGGCGTCATTCAGAGCGTGAGCGGACCTGTCGTTACCGCCACGGACCTCGGCGCCCGGATGAACGACGTTGTGTACGTCGGTGAAGAAGGGCTGATGGGAGAGGTCATCGAAATCGAAGGAAACCAAACCACCATTCAGGTGTACGAGGAAACCTCGAACGTCGCCCCCGGTGAACCCGTCGAGAACACGGGCGAACCGCTGTCGGTCGACCTCGGACCGGGAATGCTGTACTCCATCTACGACGGTGTGCAGCGCCCGCTCGACGTGCTCGAAGACAAGATGGGCGCGTTCCTCGACCGTGGTGTCGACGCTCCCGGTATCGACCAGGGGAAGACGTGGGAGTTCACCCCGACCGTCAGCGAAGGCGACGTGGTGGAACCCGGCGACGTCGTCGGGACCGTTCCCGAAACCGAGAGCATCGAACACAAAGTGATGGTGCCGCCGGACTACGAGGGCGGCGAAGTGGTTGCCACGAAGGAGGGCAACTACGACGTGACCGAAACCGTCGTCGAACTCGACAACGGCGAAGAGGTCGCAATGCAACAGGAGTGGCCGGTCCGTGAAGCACGGCCCTCCGTCGACAAACAGACGCCCCGGACGCCGCTCGTGTCCGGCCAGCGTATCCTCGACGGCCTGTTCCCCATCGCAAAGGGTGGGACGGCCGCGATTCCGGGACCGTTCGGCTCCGGAAAGACCGTGACCCAGCACTCGCTCGCCAAGTGGGCCGACGCGGACATCGTCGTCTACGTCGGCTGTGGTGAGCGTGGCAACGAGATGACGGAAGTTATCGAGGACTTCCCGGAACTCGAGGACCCGCGAACGGGCAAACCGCTCATGTCGCGGACGTGCCTCATCGCGAACACGTCGAACATGCCCGTGGCAGCACGTGAGTCGTGCATTTACACGGGAATCACCATCGCGGAGTACTACCGCGACATGGGATACGACGTCGCGCTCATGGCCGACTCCACCTCGCGGTGGGCGGAGGCGATGCGTGAGATTTCCTCGCGTCTCGAGGAGATGCCCGGCGAGGAAGGGTACCCGGCGTACCTCGCCGCCCGTCTCGCGGAGTTCTACGAGCGCGCAGGTAAGTTCGAGAACATCAACGGCACGGAGGGTTCGGTGTCGGTCATCGGTGCAGTGTCGCCCCCGGGCGGCGACTTCTCCGAGCCGGTCACGCAGAACACCCTGCGTATCGTGAAGACGTTCTGGGCGCTGGACGCCGACCTCGCGGAACGGCGGCACTTCCCGGCCATCAACTGGGACGAGTCCTACTCGCTGTACAAGGACCAGCTCGACCCGTGGTACGAACAGAACGTCGAACCCGACTTCCCGGAGAAGCGCCAGTGGGCGACTGACGTGCTCGACGAGGAGGGCGAACTGCAGGAAATCGTTCAGCTCGTCGGTAAGGACGCGCTGCCGGAAGACCAGCAGTTGACGCTCGAAGTCGCGCGCTACCTCCGCGAAGGGTGGCTCCAGCAGAACGCGTTCCACGACGTGGACATGTTCTGTGAGCCGAAGAAGACCTACCGGATGCTCGAAGCCATCCAGACGTTCAACGACGAGGCGTTCAACGCACTCGAAGCCGGCGTTCCGGTGGACGAAATCACGGCCATCGACGCCGCCCCGCGCCTGAACCGCATGGGAACGGCCGAGGACTGGGACGACTTCATCGGCGAAATCGAAGAAGAGATCAAAGACGAGCTCAGGGAGAAGTACTAA
- a CDS encoding ATP synthase subunit B, whose amino-acid sequence MKEYQTITEISGPLVFAEVDEPIGYDEIVEIETPDGETLRGQVLESSDGLVSIQVFEGTEGINRESSVRFLGETMKMPVTEDLLGRVLDGSGQPIDGGPEIVPDRRDDIIGAAINPYAREYPEEFIQTGVSAIDGMNTLVRGQKLPIFSASGLPHNDLALQIARQASVLEDEEEGEESEFAVVFGAMGITAEEANEFMEDFERTGALERSVVFMNLADDPAVERTVTPRLALTTAEYLAFEKDYHVLVILTDMTNYCEALREIGAAREEVPGRRGYPGYMYTDLAQLYERAGRIEGRDGSVTQIPILTMPGDDDTHPIPDLTGYITEGQIYIDRDLNSQGIQPPINPLPSLSRLMDDGIGEGLTRADHSGVSDQMYAAYAQGEDLRDLVNIVGREALSERDNQYLDFADQFETEFLDQGFDTNRSIEETLTIGWDLLSMLPKEELNRIDEEFIEEYYPEEQAEEVTAD is encoded by the coding sequence ATGAAAGAATACCAGACCATTACGGAAATCAGCGGTCCGCTGGTGTTCGCCGAAGTCGACGAGCCGATCGGATACGACGAAATCGTCGAAATCGAGACGCCGGACGGCGAGACGCTGCGCGGACAGGTACTCGAATCGAGCGACGGCCTCGTCTCGATTCAGGTGTTCGAGGGAACGGAAGGAATCAACCGAGAGTCCTCGGTTCGATTCCTCGGAGAGACGATGAAGATGCCCGTCACCGAAGACCTGCTCGGGCGCGTGCTCGACGGGTCGGGACAGCCCATCGACGGCGGACCGGAAATCGTTCCGGACCGACGTGACGACATCATCGGCGCGGCGATCAACCCCTACGCACGCGAGTACCCCGAAGAGTTCATCCAGACCGGTGTGTCCGCCATCGACGGCATGAACACGCTGGTTCGTGGACAGAAACTGCCCATCTTCTCCGCGTCCGGGCTTCCGCACAACGACCTCGCGCTCCAGATTGCGCGACAGGCGAGCGTGCTCGAAGACGAGGAAGAAGGCGAAGAGAGCGAGTTCGCAGTGGTGTTCGGCGCGATGGGCATCACGGCAGAAGAGGCGAACGAGTTCATGGAGGACTTCGAGCGCACCGGTGCACTGGAGCGCTCCGTGGTCTTCATGAACCTCGCGGACGACCCCGCGGTCGAGCGGACGGTCACCCCGCGTCTCGCGCTGACGACGGCGGAGTACCTCGCGTTCGAGAAGGATTACCACGTGCTGGTCATCCTGACGGACATGACGAACTACTGCGAGGCGCTGCGCGAAATCGGTGCCGCGCGTGAAGAGGTGCCGGGTCGCCGTGGCTACCCCGGATACATGTACACTGACCTTGCGCAACTGTACGAGCGCGCGGGTCGTATCGAGGGTCGTGATGGGTCCGTCACGCAGATTCCCATCCTCACGATGCCGGGTGACGACGACACGCACCCGATTCCCGACCTGACCGGGTACATCACCGAGGGACAGATCTACATCGACCGCGACCTGAATTCGCAGGGTATCCAACCGCCGATCAACCCGCTTCCGAGCCTCTCGCGGCTGATGGACGACGGTATCGGCGAGGGACTCACCCGTGCCGACCACTCCGGCGTCTCCGACCAGATGTACGCGGCGTACGCGCAAGGTGAGGACCTGCGCGACCTCGTGAACATCGTCGGTCGTGAAGCGCTGAGCGAGCGGGACAACCAGTACCTCGACTTCGCAGATCAGTTCGAGACCGAGTTCCTCGACCAGGGATTCGACACGAACCGCAGCATCGAAGAGACGCTCACCATCGGCTGGGACCTCCTCTCGATGCTGCCGAAAGAGGAACTCAACCGTATCGACGAGGAGTTCATCGAGGAGTACTACCCCGAAGAGCAGGCGGAAGAAGTCACGGCTGACTAA
- a CDS encoding V-type ATP synthase subunit E: protein MSLETVVEDIRNEARERAEEIRTEGETRANEIVDEAESEAEEILAEKEQEVANRIEREREQKLSSAKLEAKQKRLEARRDVLQEVRADAEESIATLGGDEREELTRSLLDAAAEEYESGNTVRIYGRPDDEDLLTDIVADYDDFEYAGEYDCLGGIVAESEASRVRVNNTFDSILEDVWEDNLQQISSRLFEQ, encoded by the coding sequence ATGAGCTTGGAAACGGTAGTTGAGGATATTAGAAACGAGGCCCGCGAGCGCGCGGAAGAGATTCGCACGGAAGGCGAAACCCGCGCGAACGAGATTGTCGACGAGGCGGAGTCGGAAGCCGAGGAGATACTCGCGGAGAAAGAACAGGAGGTTGCAAACCGAATCGAGCGAGAACGAGAGCAGAAACTCTCCAGCGCGAAACTCGAAGCCAAGCAGAAACGGCTCGAAGCCCGCCGCGACGTGCTACAGGAAGTGCGCGCCGACGCTGAAGAGAGCATCGCCACCCTCGGTGGCGACGAGCGCGAAGAACTGACGCGCTCCCTGCTCGACGCGGCCGCGGAGGAGTACGAATCGGGGAACACCGTTCGAATCTACGGACGACCCGACGACGAGGATCTCCTCACCGATATCGTCGCGGATTACGACGACTTCGAGTACGCGGGTGAGTACGACTGTCTCGGCGGCATCGTCGCCGAGAGCGAAGCTTCCCGCGTTCGCGTGAACAACACGTTCGACTCGATTCTGGAAGACGTGTGGGAGGACAACCTCCAACAGATCAGTTCGCGGTTGTTCGAGCAATGA
- a CDS encoding V-type ATP synthase subunit C, whose translation MNTTEGTSNYEYVTARVRARKAALFDEEDYRKLLRMGPGEIARYMEETEYESEVNALGARYDGVDLVEYALNRNLAKHFNDLLDWADGKLYGLIARYLRKFDSWNIKTVLRGIYADTDRQSVRDDLIHAGEFEEAFLNRLAEANTIEDVVEMLDGTIFGEHLEAAYEDYESTGLLIPLENAVDLAYYDRLMDGLSKTANRANRLYIEFLQAEIDFRNIRNVLRISRSGADIDPSEYYISGGRIFSANELSQLVGNADDLIAKVRDSTYGDELDEALDELERADSLIGFEHALDIALLEYSDHLSHVYPLSVCPVLAYVLAKQREVDNIRAIARGREAGLSEDRIEEELVVL comes from the coding sequence ATGAACACGACCGAAGGAACATCGAATTACGAGTACGTCACCGCGCGAGTCAGGGCGCGCAAAGCCGCCCTGTTCGACGAGGAGGACTATCGGAAGCTCCTGCGAATGGGTCCGGGCGAAATCGCCCGCTACATGGAGGAGACCGAATACGAGTCCGAGGTGAACGCACTCGGTGCGCGCTACGACGGGGTCGATCTCGTAGAGTACGCGCTGAACCGCAACCTCGCGAAGCACTTCAACGACCTGTTGGATTGGGCCGACGGAAAGCTGTACGGCCTCATCGCCCGGTACCTTCGGAAGTTCGATTCGTGGAACATCAAGACGGTGCTTCGGGGAATTTACGCGGATACCGACAGGCAGTCCGTGCGCGACGACTTGATTCACGCCGGAGAGTTCGAGGAGGCGTTCCTCAACCGGTTGGCCGAAGCGAACACCATCGAGGATGTCGTCGAGATGCTGGACGGGACGATTTTCGGTGAGCATCTCGAAGCCGCGTACGAGGATTACGAATCGACTGGACTGTTGATTCCGTTGGAAAACGCGGTCGATCTAGCCTATTACGACAGGCTGATGGACGGACTGTCGAAGACGGCAAACCGTGCGAACCGATTGTACATCGAGTTCCTACAGGCGGAGATTGACTTCCGAAACATCCGCAACGTGCTTCGAATCAGTCGAAGCGGTGCGGACATCGACCCTTCGGAGTACTACATCTCAGGGGGTCGCATATTCAGCGCGAACGAGTTGAGCCAACTCGTCGGCAATGCCGACGACCTGATCGCGAAGGTCCGGGACAGCACCTACGGTGACGAACTTGACGAAGCGCTGGACGAGCTTGAGCGAGCCGACAGCCTCATCGGATTCGAGCACGCATTGGATATCGCGCTACTCGAATACTCCGACCACCTTTCACACGTGTACCCGTTATCCGTGTGTCCGGTGCTCGCTTACGTTCTCGCCAAACAGCGCGAAGTCGATAACATCCGTGCCATCGCGCGTGGACGCGAAGCGGGACTGTCCGAAGACCGAATCGAAGAGGAACTGGTGGTACTATGA